One genomic region from archaeon BMS3Bbin15 encodes:
- the cas9_1 gene encoding CRISPR-associated endonuclease Cas9 translates to MTVEVASFDQQKLHNPEIKGIEYQQGELQGYEVREYLLEKWKHKCAYCGKSNIPLEIEHIIPKIRGGTDRVSNLTLACHKCNQKKGNQTAEEFGHPEIQNKAKQALKSTAFMNIVRWRLVNTLKCDWTYGYITKHNRIKLDMEKSHVNDAFVIAGGTTQSRTKPYELTQTRRNNRSIQTNRKGFKPAIRRQRYKLQPND, encoded by the coding sequence ATGACAGTAGAGGTAGCGAGTTTTGACCAGCAGAAGCTCCATAATCCAGAGATTAAAGGAATAGAATACCAACAGGGAGAGTTACAGGGGTATGAAGTGAGGGAATATTTGTTAGAAAAGTGGAAGCATAAATGTGCTTATTGTGGTAAGAGTAATATACCTCTAGAGATTGAGCATATTATACCTAAAATCCGAGGTGGGACAGATAGAGTTTCAAATCTGACTTTAGCGTGCCATAAATGTAATCAGAAGAAAGGTAATCAAACTGCAGAAGAGTTTGGACATCCAGAAATTCAAAATAAAGCAAAGCAAGCATTAAAATCAACTGCGTTTATGAATATTGTTAGATGGAGACTGGTAAATACTCTGAAGTGTGACTGGACTTATGGGTATATTACAAAGCATAATAGAATTAAGTTAGATATGGAAAAGAGTCATGTAAATGATGCTTTTGTAATTGCTGGTGGAACAACTCAAAGTAGGACTAAACCTTATGAATTAACTCAAACAAGGCGTAATAACAGAAGCATTCAAACCAATAGAAAAGGTTTTAAACCTGCTATAAGAAGACAAAGATATAAATTACAACCCAATGATTGA
- a CDS encoding cell division control protein 6 — protein MSYKSFKDILGYEETLFKERRVFDLDYIPEAFIHRDAQMQSIALCLIPALKGGRAMNALIIGPSATGKTTALKLRFQEIEEESRDVVCVHINCQITHTKFGVFSHIYRKLLGHTPPETGVPFSRIYEAIFRRLIRDGKSLVVALDDMNYLFYGRLGNEILYDILRAHERFPEAKTSIFGIVSDVSMSLNFDPRVNSIFSYREIFFQPYSMNEIYDILKNRARLGFFLGVIEDELVEKIAGYAFEHGDLRVGIELLRVSGIIAEAEASRRISERHMEKAYGSSKLVNMKLLISSLSSNEKALLRLIADSEEAVSGNIYRKFRETAGVSYTKFYRIVEKLENLKFIETSQLTPGRGRSRRIVLKHKKEDILGLL, from the coding sequence ATGAGTTACAAATCTTTTAAGGATATTCTGGGTTATGAAGAGACCCTTTTTAAGGAGCGTAGGGTATTTGATTTAGACTATATTCCTGAAGCTTTTATACACAGAGATGCTCAGATGCAGAGTATTGCTCTCTGCCTTATCCCCGCCCTGAAGGGAGGTAGAGCAATGAATGCTCTGATTATTGGTCCCTCCGCAACAGGGAAAACAACTGCTTTAAAGCTCAGGTTTCAGGAGATTGAGGAGGAGAGCAGAGATGTTGTGTGTGTTCACATAAACTGCCAGATTACACATACAAAGTTTGGTGTATTTTCCCATATTTACAGGAAGTTACTTGGACACACCCCTCCTGAAACCGGTGTGCCTTTCTCAAGGATTTATGAGGCAATCTTCAGGAGACTGATAAGAGATGGTAAGAGTCTTGTTGTTGCCCTTGATGATATGAACTATCTTTTCTATGGGAGGCTGGGAAATGAGATACTGTATGACATTCTCAGAGCTCATGAACGTTTTCCTGAGGCAAAAACTTCTATATTTGGTATAGTGAGTGATGTGTCTATGAGTTTAAATTTTGACCCGAGAGTAAATTCAATATTCAGCTACAGGGAAATCTTTTTCCAGCCTTATTCAATGAATGAGATTTATGATATTCTCAAAAACAGGGCAAGGCTGGGTTTTTTTCTGGGTGTTATTGAAGATGAGCTTGTTGAGAAAATTGCAGGCTATGCCTTTGAGCATGGTGACCTCAGAGTTGGAATAGAACTTTTGAGAGTCAGTGGCATTATTGCGGAGGCTGAAGCTTCACGAAGGATTTCTGAAAGACATATGGAGAAGGCTTATGGAAGCTCAAAGCTTGTGAATATGAAGCTTCTCATATCATCTCTGAGCAGTAATGAGAAAGCCCTGCTCAGGTTGATAGCTGATTCAGAAGAAGCTGTCTCGGGTAATATATACAGGAAATTCAGAGAGACAGCAGGAGTCAGTTATACAAAATTTTACAGGATTGTCGAAAAACTTGAGAATTTGAAGTTTATAGAGACTTCTCAATTAACCCCTGGCAGAGGAAGGAGCAGAAGAATTGTTTTAAAGCACAAGAAGGAAGACATTCTCGGATTACTATGA